From the Carnobacterium sp. CP1 genome, one window contains:
- a CDS encoding ArsR/SmtB family transcription factor yields the protein MEKVCQVTIVHKEKVNVIKNKLDQKDFSNLLVLGKCFSDSSRIKIFYALETYKEMCVCDLAEILTASVATTSHHLRFLKKHGMAKSRQDGKVVYYSLANEDTLSAIRVFLKLSDNLSMKS from the coding sequence ATGGAAAAAGTTTGCCAAGTGACTATCGTACATAAAGAAAAAGTAAATGTAATAAAAAATAAATTAGATCAAAAAGATTTTTCAAACTTACTTGTGTTAGGGAAATGTTTCAGCGATTCTTCTAGAATTAAAATTTTCTATGCTTTAGAAACCTATAAGGAAATGTGTGTATGTGATTTAGCAGAAATACTTACTGCTAGTGTCGCTACAACGTCACACCATTTACGCTTTTTAAAAAAACATGGAATGGCAAAATCACGTCAAGATGGAAAAGTAGTTTATTACTCTTTAGCGAATGAAGACACTCTTTCCGCTATTCGTGTTTTTTTAAAGTTATCAGATAATCTATCTATGAAATCTTAG
- a CDS encoding CadD family cadmium resistance transporter has product MLQSIFSAIAVYISTSIDYLFILLIIFSQSHTQKGIRHIFWGQYLGTGILVAVSLFAAYVLNFIPQDWIIGLLGLIPIYLGIRVAVIGEEEEEEEEVVEKLESRGTSRLFWTVALITIASGGDNLGIYIPYFTSLAVSEIVITLIVFAISVAVLCYVSYKLAKISFVSETLEKYERIIVPIVFIGLGIYILFENGTIQTLLSLFN; this is encoded by the coding sequence TTGTTACAAAGTATTTTTTCAGCTATCGCTGTTTACATTTCTACCAGCATTGATTATTTGTTTATCTTGCTAATTATCTTTTCTCAAAGTCACACACAAAAAGGTATTCGTCACATTTTTTGGGGTCAATATCTTGGTACAGGCATTTTGGTAGCTGTAAGTTTGTTTGCTGCTTATGTGCTGAATTTTATTCCGCAAGATTGGATCATTGGACTTCTTGGATTAATTCCAATTTATTTAGGTATCCGTGTCGCTGTGATAGGCGAAGAGGAGGAAGAAGAAGAGGAAGTCGTTGAAAAGCTAGAATCTAGAGGAACCAGTCGGTTATTTTGGACGGTCGCCTTAATAACCATTGCGTCAGGTGGCGATAATTTAGGTATTTATATTCCCTACTTTACTTCGTTAGCTGTTTCAGAAATTGTTATTACTTTAATCGTATTTGCTATCTCTGTTGCGGTTCTTTGCTATGTCAGTTATAAATTAGCCAAAATTTCCTTTGTTTCCGAAACGTTAGAAAAATATGAACGAATCATTGTTCCTATCGTGTTTATTGGTTTAGGAATTTATATATTATTCGAAAATGGTACGATTCAAACTTTATTAAGTTTATTTAATTAA
- a CDS encoding helix-turn-helix domain-containing protein — protein sequence MKFHESIKEKRKKLNLTQEEVAEKLFVSRQTISNWENGKTLPDIESLISISELYEISLDELIKGDKKMQRKIKIKHNYEDEIMILGMGIVILGSLFFDLNIFVTMIGLGLVLTSEELAKYIDTFLN from the coding sequence ATGAAATTTCATGAATCTATTAAAGAAAAGAGAAAAAAATTAAACCTTACACAGGAAGAAGTAGCAGAAAAATTGTTTGTTTCAAGACAAACAATTTCTAACTGGGAAAACGGAAAAACACTTCCCGATATAGAAAGTTTAATCTCTATTAGCGAATTGTATGAAATTTCATTAGATGAACTTATAAAAGGAGATAAGAAAATGCAAAGAAAAATAAAAATCAAACATAATTACGAAGATGAAATTATGATTTTGGGTATGGGAATCGTTATTCTAGGATCATTATTTTTTGATTTAAATATATTTGTTACTATGATTGGCTTGGGTTTAGTTTTAACTAGTGAAGAATTAGCAAAATATATAGATACTTTTTTAAATTAA